From a single Vitis vinifera cultivar Pinot Noir 40024 chromosome 18, ASM3070453v1 genomic region:
- the LOC100264331 gene encoding 2-oxoglutarate-dependent dioxygenase 19 produces MNLYSQKNMGIKGLVESGYLNSIPPEYVFPSNLNDLEVEEVPTVDFSQLTAGTPDERSKAIQVIGKACREWGFFMVINHSMPRRLMDEMLNVGERFFDLAEEEKQDHAGKELFDPIRCGTGFNNGLGNVFLWRDYLKVHVHPHFHAPHKPADFRETSEEYCKKARDVAEELLKGISKSLGQEENYIHKKMDVESGSQLLVMNLYPPCPRPELVMGMPPHSDHGILTLLMQNDVCGLQILHNGKWVPVNPPPYSFLVNTGDHMEILTNGRYESVVHQVVVNSNATRMTIATGHGPPLGAIISPAAELVDSENHPPKYQGMKYRDYIELQQTNQLEGKSCLDRVRI; encoded by the exons ATGAACTTATACTCTCAGAAGAATATGGGAATCAAAGGACTAGTTGAGTCGGGGTATCTAAACTCCATTCCGCCCGAGTATGTGTTTCCCTCAAATCTAAATGATTTAGAAGTAGAAGAAGTTCCAACAGTGGATTTTTCACAACTCACTGCTGGTACACCTGATGAAAGATCCAAAGCCATCCAAGTCATTGGCAAGGCATGTCGGGAATggggattttttatg GTAATAAATCACAGCATGCCCAGGAGACTCATGGATGAGATGCTGAATGTAGGCGAAAGGTTCTTTGATCTCGCCGAGGAGGAAAAGCAAGACCATGCAGGAAAAGAATTGTTTGATCCAATAAGGTGTGGAACAGGCTTTAATAACGGACTGGGCAATGTGTTTCTCTGGAGGGATTATCTCAAGGTTCATGTTCATCCCCACTTTCATGCTCCTCACAAACCCGCTGATTTCAG AGAGACTTCAGAAGAATACTGCAAAAAAGCTCGAGACGTGGCTGAAGAATTGCTAAAAGGGATATCCAAAAGCTTGGGGCAGGAAGAAAACTACATACATAAGAAAATGGATGTAGAATCAGGATCGCAGCTGCTTGTTATGAATCTTTATCCACCATGCCCGCGGCCAGAACTTGTAATGGGGATGCCCCCTCATTCGGATCATGGCATCTTGACACTCCTGATGCAGAATGATGTGTGTGGCCTTCAAATTCTACACAACGGCAAGTGGGTGCCCGTCAACCCCCCTCCTTATTCTTTTCTTGTCAACACAGGGGATCATATGGAG ATACTGACAAATGGGCGGTACGAAAGTGTGGTGCACCAAGTTGTGGTGAATAGCAATGCCACAAGGATGACCATAGCAACAGGACATGGACCACCACTGGGCGCCATTATAAGCCCAGCAGCAGAGCTGGTAGACAGTGAAAACCATCCCCCAAAGTACCAGGGAATGAAATATAGGGACTACATCGAGCTTCAACAAACCAATCAACTCGAAGGCAAATCCTGCTTGGATCGTGTTCGAATTTGA